A window of Geothrix edaphica genomic DNA:
GGCGAGGTAGGCCTTGAGGCGGGGGATGGGCAGGATGCCTTCGTGGAAGAGCGTGGCGGCCAGCACCGCGTCGGCGCCGTGCTGGAGGGCCTCCAGGAAGTGGACCTCCAGGCCCGCGCCGCCGGAGGCGATGAGGGGGATGGGCAGCTCCGAGGCCAGGTCCAGCAGGGGCAGGTCGAAGCCGTCACCGGTGCCGTCGCGGTCCATGGAGGTGAGCAGGATCTCGCCGGCGCCGAGGTCGTTGAGCTCCCAGAGCCAGTCCACGGCCGCCCGTTCCGTGGGCTCGGTGCCGCCCTTCAGGTATACGCGCCAGCCCAGGTCGGCATCGCGCTTCACGTCCACGGCCGCCACCACGCACTGGCGCCCGAAGGCATCCGCCAGCTCGCAGACCAGGTCCGGCCGCAGGGCAGCAGCGGTGTTCACGGCCACCTTGTCGGCCCCGGATCGCAGTAGGCTGCGGGCATCCTCCACGCTGGAGACGCCTCCGCCCACGGTGAACGGGATGCTCAGCTCCCGCGCCACCTCGCGGACCCAGGCCTCCCGCGTGCCGCGGTTCTCCAGGGAGGCTGCGATGTCGAGAAAGACCAGCTCGTCCGCGCCTTCCAGATCGTAGCGCCGGGCCAGGTCCACGGGGTGCCCCAGGTCGCGGAGCTCCTTAAACTGGACGCCCTTCACGACGCGGCCGTTCTTTACGTCGAGGCACGGGATGATGCGCTTGGCGGGCATCAGGCACCCCCTGCCAGGGCGGCCCGGGTGCGTGGATCGTCCAACGCGATGAAGCCCTCCATGAGGGCCTTCCCGCTGATGGCGCCCACGACACCGGGCAGCATGGTCAGCGGGTCAAGGTCGGCGAGGTCCTTCACGCCGCCGGAGGCCTGCACCCGGAAGCCCTCGCGGGCCACCCACGCGACCGCTTCGAGGCCGGGGCCTTCCAGCGTGCCATCGCGGCTCACATCGGTGACGAGCGCCCGGTCGAAGCCCAGGGTGAGCAGGGCCTCGAACACATCCGTGGAGGCGCAGGCGCTGGCGGCCTGCCAGCCGCGGGTGACGACGCGCTCGCCCTTGAGGTCCAGGGCGGCCACGATGCGATCGCCGGGGAGGCCCCGCAGGGCGGAGGGCTGCTCCACCGCCAGCGTGCCGACCACCGCGTCAAAGCCCAGGGCCAGTACCCCCTCGATGGCCCCGCGGTCCCGCAGGCCGCCGCCCAGCTGGAAACGCACCTGGGGGAAGCGGGCGGGAAAGGTGGTGAAGGTCCCCTGGCGGGGCCCACCGAAAGCGCCGTCCAGATCCACCAGGTGGATGCGCCGCGCCCCGGCCGCGATCAGGTGTTCGACCCAGCCCTCGGGCGTGAAGTCATAGAAGGTGGCCTGCTTCCGGTCACCGTGGCGCAGGCGGACCAGGCGGCCCTGCAGCAGGTCCATGCTTGGAATCAGTTGCATGGAGCCTCCGAGGACACGGGCAGGGCGCCCATCCAGGCCAGGGCCGACTGGAGCAGCCCGAGGCCGGCGGGGCCGGACTTCTCGGGGTGGGGCTGGAAGCCCAGGACCTTCCCCCGGGCCTCCACGGCCGCGAAGGGGCGACCGTGGTCGGCCAGGTAGATGGTCTCGGCGGAGGGCTCCAGGGCGTAGCTGTGGACGAAGTAGAGCCAGGCGCCGTCGGGATCGGGCAGGGCCGGGTGGGCGCTGCCCTGGCGCACCTGGCACCAGCCCATGTTCGGGACCTTCACGCCCGGCCCCAGGCGCCGCACGAGGCCGGGGATCAGGCCCAGACCCGAGGCGCGAGGCGCCTCTTCGCTGCCTTCAGCCAGCAGCTGGAGCCCGAGGCAGATGCCCAGCAGGGGGCGGCCTTCGGCCACCAGCTCCGGCAGAAGCTGCCACCAGCCGCGCTCGCGCAGGGATTTCCGCGCAGCCTCGAAGTGGCCCACGCCCGGCAGGACGATGGGGCCGGAGGCGGTGGCCTGGTCTGGCGACGCGGCCCGCACGTAGGCCAGGCCCAGGCGGTCCAGGGCGCCTTCCAGCGAGGCCAGGTTGCCGGCCTCGTAGTCGATGAGGGTGATGCGGCCGGCGCTCATGCGGACAGGGTCCCCTTGGTGGAGGGTACGCCGCCGCCCTCGGCGCGGGTGGCCTGGCGCAGGGCCTTGGCCAGGGCCTTGAAGAGGGCCTCGACCTTGTGGTGGGTGTTCACGCCGCGGATGAGGTCCGCGTGGATGGCCAGGCCGCCGCGCATGGCCAGGGCGATGAAGAACTCCCGGACCATCTCCACCTGGAAGCCGTCGCCGAGGACGACCGGCGGCAGCTCTGCGTGGAACTCGCACCAGGGGCGGCCGGAGAGATCCACCACCACCCGGGCCAGGGCCTCGTCCAGGGGCACGTAGGCGTGGGCGAAGCGGGCGATGCCGGCGCGGTCGCCCAGGGCCGTCTTCAGCGCGTCGCCCAGGCAGAGGCCCACATCCTCCACCAGGTGGTGGCTGTCCACGGGCAGGTCGCCGGCGGCCTCCACCTCGAGGCCGAAGCCGCCGTGCTTCGCGAGCTGCATCAGCATGTGGTCGAAGTAGCCCAGACCGGTGCGGATGCGGGCCTCGCCCCCGTCCAGGGAGAGGCTCAGCTTCACCTGGGTCTCGGCGGTGGCACGGGTCAGGATGGCGGTTCTCATGGCAGCTCCTGGTTCAGCATCGGCAGAAGGGCGCGCAGGGTCTCGAACTGGACATCCCCGGCCGCGGCGAAGTGATCGCGGTCGGGCCCCAGGGCGGCGAAGCGCCAGGCCACCTCGGGCTTCAGGTCCGCGGCGGCGCGCAGGCAGCGCGCATCGTCGACGGTATCCCCGGCGAAGACGATCTCCTCGGCCCGGAAGGCGTCCGCCAGCTGCAGCAGGCCCGCAGGTTCGGGCTTCCGCAGGTGGGGTGCGGCGTCGCAGACCGCGGGCAGCGAGAAGCCGAGCACCTTCCAGGCCAGGTCCAGTTCCTCGGGTGGCCGCCCGGTGAGCACCGCCAGCTCCCAGCCCGTGGCCTGGAGGTCGGCCAGGGTGGCGAGGGGACGCTCGAGGCGGATGGTGTCGACGTAGTGTTTCTGAACGAGGATCTGCGCCGGGGGTTCGAGGGCCTCCATCCGCGCGTCGAGCTCCGGGAAGCCACGGCCGTCCGCCGCTTCGATCACGGGCCGGAGGTCCACGTCACCGTGCACCTCCGCCAGGGCCAAGGCCCCAGCCGCGAGGCGGAAGTCGTTGTTGTAGCCGCCCAGGCGCTTGAAGGCGCGATAGGCCCCGTCGGACCAGGGCAGGGCAGGCCGGCACTCCGCCAGCGCCCGGGCCACAGCCTCCATGAAGCTGCGGTCGGCGTCGATGAGCACGCCGTCGATGTCCAGGACCAGCAGGCGGCGGCGTGGCCGTGGCGCGGGTTGTGGCAGCGTCGCGCCCAGGGTCGTGGCCACGCGGGTGGTGTCCGCCTCCGTGCCGATGGTGAGCCGGGCGGCGCCGGTGCCGGGCAGGCGGCGCACCTTGATGCCCTCGGCTTCCAGCGCATCCGATGGATCCGGCGTCACATGGATGAAGTTGCCGGCGCTGGGAGCGGCGTGGTGCAGAGGCAGAGACGCGACCAGGCGGTCGCGCCGCTCCGGCAGGGCCCGCACGGCAGGCTCGAAGGCCGGGGCGAAGTCCAGGGCCACGTCCAGGGCTTCCAGGCTGGCGGCGGGGATGGAGTAGGGCAGCTGCAGGGTGGCCAGCTTCGACACCAGGGCCGGATCGCCCAGGAGGTAGCCCAGGCGCCAGGAGGCGGAGGCCAGCGCCTTGCTGAAGGTGCGGAGCAGCACCACGTTCGGGTAGCGGTCCACGGCCAGACGGTGGGTGGCGGGGGCGAATTCCGCGTAGGCCTCGTCCATCACCAACAGGGGCGGCACCGGCCGGGCCGCGGCGGCGGCCAGCAGGGGCTCCAGTTCTTCCGGCGACACCCAGGCGCCCGTGGGATTGTTCGGCAGGGTCAGCCAGATCTGGCGGCAGTCCAGGGCCTCGAACCAGGGCTCCAGCGGGAAGTCCGTACCCTGGGGCACCTTCCGCACCTGGCCGCCGTTCCTGCGCACGAGCATGGGATAGAGGCTGAAGCCCGGATCCGGGATGGCCACCGTGTCGCCGAAGCTGAGGCCCGCCATGGCCACCAGGTCCAGGAGGGCGCCGCTGGAGGGGCCCAGCAGCAGGCCGCCCTCGGGGGCGCCCACGCGCTTCCGCAGGCGCTCGGTGAGCTCCTCCTGGCGCTCGGGATAGAGGTGGAAGGGCATGTCCCGGAGCCGCGCCAGCAGCGCCTCCCGGGCTTCGGCGGGCCAGTCGGAACCAGCCTCGTTCATGTGCAGCCGGAGGCCCGTGGGCGGCTCGGGAGGCCGCCGGTAGGCGGGCAGATCAGCGAGGTCGGGTCGGAGGAAGGACATGGGCAACTCGGGATGAGGGTAGGAGGAAACCTGGCTTCTGGGAGGAAGAAGCGGAACGGAGCGCTCGGCGAGGAGGCGCTCCCTAGGGGTGGTGATGGCCGCGCAGGCCGGCGCTGCGGCCGTGGTGGGTGAGGCCCTCGGCCTCGGCGAGCTTCTCGACCCAGGGGGCCATGGTGGCCGCGTCGGCGGCAGAGAGCCGCAGCAGGCTCTGGCGCTTGAGGAAGGTGGCCACGCCCAGGGGGCTGGTGTAGCGGGCGCTGCGATCCGTGGGCAGCACGTGGTTCGGCCCGGCGCCGTAGTCGCCGAAGGCCTCGGCGCTGGCGCTGCCGATGAAGACGGCTCCGGCGGCGGTCAGCGAAGGCAGCCACGCCTCGGGATCGCGCACGCAGAGTTCGAGGTGCTCGGGCGCCCAGGTCTGGGCCAGGGCGATGGCCAGGTCGCGCTCGGCGCAGACCAACCGCCCGTGGGTACCCAGGCTCTGCTCGAGGATCGTCCGGCGGGGCGAGGCGGTCACGCGGTTCTGGAGCTGGGCCTCCACCGCCTTGAGGAGGGCGCGGTCGGCGCTCACCAGCACGGCGGCGGCGTCGGGATCGTGCTCGGCCTGGGCCATCAGGTCCTCGGCGAGCCAGGCGGGATCAGCGCCGTCGTCGGCGATCACCAGCAGCTCGGTGGGGCCCGCCAGGGCGTCGATGCCGCAGGTGCCGATGAGCTGACGCTTGGCCTCGGCCACGAAGCGGTTGCCGGGGCCGGCCACCAGGTCCACGGCAGGTTCCCCGTAGGCCAGCCAGGCCAGCGCCTGGGCGCCGCCGAAGGGGTACAGTTCGGTGAGGCCCAGTTCCGCCGCGCAGGCCAGTACGAGCGGATCCACGCCCCAGGCTCCGGGCAAGGTGGGCTGGGGCTTGGGAGGTGTGACGCCCACGATGCGGCCCACGCCGGCCACTTGGGCGGGGATCACGGTCATGGCGAGGGTGGAGGGATAGAAGGCGCGCCCGCCGGGGATGTAGACGCCCGCGGTCTTCAGGGGGCACCAGCGCTCGCCCACGGTGCCGCCGCCGGGCAGGGGCAATTCCAGGTCGCGCAGGCAGCCGCGCTGGCCTTCCGCGAACCGGCGCACATTGGCGATCATCTCCCTCAGGGCGGCCATGAGGTCGGGCTGGCGGCGGTCCAGGTCCGCTCGGGCGGTCTGGAGGGCCGCTTCGGGGATGCGCAGGGCGGCGGGATCGAGGGCCACACCATCCAGACGCGATGTCCAGTCCAGCACGGCCTTCAGCCCGTCGCGACGCACGTCGGCCAGGATGGCCGTGACGGCCTTCCGCGTGTCCTCTTCCGTCTCCCCGTTCCGCGCCAGCGCGGCCACCCACCCGGGCACGTCCGCCCGGTTCGTCAGGTCAGTGATGGAGATGAAGTAACACCTGTGCACCTCAAGGGTGAAGAGAGAAGCCTGACAGCCGATGGAGGGGGGTGCAAGCAGGAACCCTGTCTGGGCAGATTCTTTACTACGACCGTCCATTGTTTCCTGCCACCTTCAGCGCCTAGCATCGAGAGGTGCTG
This region includes:
- the hisF gene encoding imidazole glycerol phosphate synthase subunit HisF, which encodes MPAKRIIPCLDVKNGRVVKGVQFKELRDLGHPVDLARRYDLEGADELVFLDIAASLENRGTREAWVREVARELSIPFTVGGGVSSVEDARSLLRSGADKVAVNTAAALRPDLVCELADAFGRQCVVAAVDVKRDADLGWRVYLKGGTEPTERAAVDWLWELNDLGAGEILLTSMDRDGTGDGFDLPLLDLASELPIPLIASGGAGLEVHFLEALQHGADAVLAATLFHEGILPIPRLKAYLAQNDLSIRI
- a CDS encoding 1-(5-phosphoribosyl)-5-[(5-phosphoribosylamino)methylideneamino] imidazole-4-carboxamide isomerase → MQLIPSMDLLQGRLVRLRHGDRKQATFYDFTPEGWVEHLIAAGARRIHLVDLDGAFGGPRQGTFTTFPARFPQVRFQLGGGLRDRGAIEGVLALGFDAVVGTLAVEQPSALRGLPGDRIVAALDLKGERVVTRGWQAASACASTDVFEALLTLGFDRALVTDVSRDGTLEGPGLEAVAWVAREGFRVQASGGVKDLADLDPLTMLPGVVGAISGKALMEGFIALDDPRTRAALAGGA
- the hisH gene encoding imidazole glycerol phosphate synthase subunit HisH; translated protein: MSAGRITLIDYEAGNLASLEGALDRLGLAYVRAASPDQATASGPIVLPGVGHFEAARKSLRERGWWQLLPELVAEGRPLLGICLGLQLLAEGSEEAPRASGLGLIPGLVRRLGPGVKVPNMGWCQVRQGSAHPALPDPDGAWLYFVHSYALEPSAETIYLADHGRPFAAVEARGKVLGFQPHPEKSGPAGLGLLQSALAWMGALPVSSEAPCN
- the hisB gene encoding imidazoleglycerol-phosphate dehydratase HisB, with translation MRTAILTRATAETQVKLSLSLDGGEARIRTGLGYFDHMLMQLAKHGGFGLEVEAAGDLPVDSHHLVEDVGLCLGDALKTALGDRAGIARFAHAYVPLDEALARVVVDLSGRPWCEFHAELPPVVLGDGFQVEMVREFFIALAMRGGLAIHADLIRGVNTHHKVEALFKALAKALRQATRAEGGGVPSTKGTLSA
- a CDS encoding aminotransferase class I/II-fold pyridoxal phosphate-dependent enzyme — protein: MSFLRPDLADLPAYRRPPEPPTGLRLHMNEAGSDWPAEAREALLARLRDMPFHLYPERQEELTERLRKRVGAPEGGLLLGPSSGALLDLVAMAGLSFGDTVAIPDPGFSLYPMLVRRNGGQVRKVPQGTDFPLEPWFEALDCRQIWLTLPNNPTGAWVSPEELEPLLAAAAARPVPPLLVMDEAYAEFAPATHRLAVDRYPNVVLLRTFSKALASASWRLGYLLGDPALVSKLATLQLPYSIPAASLEALDVALDFAPAFEPAVRALPERRDRLVASLPLHHAAPSAGNFIHVTPDPSDALEAEGIKVRRLPGTGAARLTIGTEADTTRVATTLGATLPQPAPRPRRRLLVLDIDGVLIDADRSFMEAVARALAECRPALPWSDGAYRAFKRLGGYNNDFRLAAGALALAEVHGDVDLRPVIEAADGRGFPELDARMEALEPPAQILVQKHYVDTIRLERPLATLADLQATGWELAVLTGRPPEELDLAWKVLGFSLPAVCDAAPHLRKPEPAGLLQLADAFRAEEIVFAGDTVDDARCLRAAADLKPEVAWRFAALGPDRDHFAAAGDVQFETLRALLPMLNQELP
- the hisD gene encoding histidinol dehydrogenase yields the protein MPGWVAALARNGETEEDTRKAVTAILADVRRDGLKAVLDWTSRLDGVALDPAALRIPEAALQTARADLDRRQPDLMAALREMIANVRRFAEGQRGCLRDLELPLPGGGTVGERWCPLKTAGVYIPGGRAFYPSTLAMTVIPAQVAGVGRIVGVTPPKPQPTLPGAWGVDPLVLACAAELGLTELYPFGGAQALAWLAYGEPAVDLVAGPGNRFVAEAKRQLIGTCGIDALAGPTELLVIADDGADPAWLAEDLMAQAEHDPDAAAVLVSADRALLKAVEAQLQNRVTASPRRTILEQSLGTHGRLVCAERDLAIALAQTWAPEHLELCVRDPEAWLPSLTAAGAVFIGSASAEAFGDYGAGPNHVLPTDRSARYTSPLGVATFLKRQSLLRLSAADAATMAPWVEKLAEAEGLTHHGRSAGLRGHHHP